In a genomic window of Flavobacterium crassostreae:
- a CDS encoding GntR family transcriptional regulator — MKLITIQNNLGVAKYTQIIHAIEKAIQHNKIQLGEKLPSINKVRMEHQISRDTVLQAYEELKKRGLIYAIPGKGYYLKSIEIAIEKKIFLLFDELNIFKEDIYNAFLSNLDKQTQVDLYFHHFNIAVFKKLITEANGKYTKYIIMPTALTEAATLLKTLPVNDVYILDQTNPNLKHYPAVYQNFIKDIYEALKKEKNRLENYSQFILIFPGFREPLGMKEGFIKYCRKNTLKHEIITEFKDRKISKGDLYIIPNDRDLVHVIEASKEQKLKLGTDFGIISYNDTPLKKVVENGITTISTNFHAMGKEMAKMVQKNEKKQIENECNVILRNSF; from the coding sequence ATGAAACTTATAACCATTCAAAATAATCTAGGCGTTGCTAAATACACCCAAATCATACATGCAATCGAAAAAGCAATACAACACAATAAAATACAGCTAGGAGAAAAACTCCCTTCTATAAATAAAGTAAGGATGGAGCACCAAATATCCAGAGACACGGTACTACAAGCCTATGAAGAATTAAAAAAAAGAGGGTTGATTTACGCCATTCCTGGCAAAGGGTATTATTTAAAAAGCATAGAGATTGCTATTGAAAAGAAAATATTCTTATTATTTGACGAACTAAATATTTTTAAAGAAGACATCTACAATGCCTTTCTATCAAACCTAGACAAACAAACTCAAGTAGACCTCTATTTTCATCATTTCAATATAGCCGTTTTTAAAAAACTAATTACAGAAGCAAATGGCAAGTATACCAAATACATTATTATGCCTACTGCCTTAACAGAAGCTGCTACACTATTAAAAACCCTACCAGTTAATGACGTCTATATACTAGACCAAACAAATCCAAATTTAAAACACTACCCAGCAGTATACCAAAATTTCATAAAAGACATTTATGAAGCCTTAAAAAAAGAAAAGAATAGATTAGAAAACTATAGTCAATTCATACTTATTTTTCCAGGATTTAGAGAACCATTAGGCATGAAAGAAGGATTTATTAAATACTGCAGGAAAAACACTTTAAAACACGAAATAATCACCGAGTTTAAAGACCGAAAAATTTCTAAAGGAGATCTATATATAATCCCTAATGATAGAGACTTAGTCCATGTGATTGAAGCATCCAAAGAACAGAAATTAAAACTAGGAACGGATTTTGGAATCATATCGTACAATGACACCCCTCTAAAAAAAGTAGTAGAAAATGGAATCACAACCATCTCGACCAATTTTCATGCAATGGGAAAAGAAATGGCTAAAATGGTTCAAAAAAACGAAAAAAAACAAATTGAAAATGAATGCAATGTAATACTACGAAATTCATTCTAG
- a CDS encoding ISAon1 family transposase N-terminal region protein: MQDSFVDLLKLLLPEIIVEYFELTSYKKEEEILHLYLKEINSIPKEHRQSKLSSKGFFDEITVQDFPIRGHQVYLHITRRRWLNEDTGKVVFRDWNLVADGTRVTQEFASFLKEIHRFQPK; the protein is encoded by the coding sequence ATGCAAGATTCTTTTGTCGACCTTCTCAAGTTGTTACTTCCTGAAATCATAGTTGAATACTTTGAACTGACTTCCTATAAAAAAGAGGAAGAGATACTTCATCTTTACTTAAAGGAGATTAATTCAATTCCTAAAGAACATCGACAATCTAAATTAAGTTCAAAAGGGTTCTTTGATGAAATAACAGTTCAGGATTTCCCTATCCGTGGGCATCAGGTATATCTTCATATCACTCGAAGAAGATGGCTGAATGAAGATACTGGAAAAGTAGTTTTTAGAGATTGGAATTTAGTAGCAGACGGAACTCGTGTAACCCAGGAGTTTGCGTCTTTTTTAAAAGAGATCCATAGATTCCAGCCCAAATGA
- a CDS encoding ISAon1 family transposase, whose product MASFYGVSGKNLQHQYKDFLSDFKIWDQKLHAKQWLIFPENIGKRLSIDETSLSNGELYTILTNKAGKGKKGTIVAMIAGTKAETVIAIIERIPLKQRNLVTEITLDMAGNMGLIAKKSFPNATRVIDRFHVQKLATEALQEIRIKYRWQAIDQENQAIEKAKKNKKRFEPEVLTNGDTIKQLLARSRYFLYKNKSKWTANQLQRALLLFELYPDIKEAYNLSQGLRNIFENTTDKIIGFARLAKWHEKVNQSGFKSFNTISRTIINHYQNILNYFDNRSTNASAESFNAKIKAFRSQFRGVRNIEFFLFRLTTIYA is encoded by the coding sequence ATCGCCTCTTTCTATGGCGTTAGCGGTAAAAATCTACAACATCAATACAAAGATTTTCTAAGTGATTTCAAAATATGGGATCAAAAACTACACGCAAAACAATGGCTTATATTTCCAGAAAACATAGGCAAACGCTTATCAATTGACGAAACCTCCTTGTCCAATGGCGAACTCTATACTATTTTGACCAACAAAGCTGGAAAGGGAAAGAAAGGAACTATAGTGGCTATGATTGCAGGAACCAAAGCTGAAACGGTAATCGCTATCATTGAAAGAATCCCTCTTAAACAACGAAATCTAGTCACCGAGATAACCCTAGATATGGCAGGAAATATGGGGCTCATTGCCAAGAAATCCTTTCCTAATGCAACTCGCGTAATCGACCGGTTCCACGTTCAAAAATTGGCTACAGAAGCTTTACAGGAAATAAGAATTAAATACCGTTGGCAAGCTATAGACCAAGAAAATCAGGCAATAGAAAAAGCGAAGAAAAACAAGAAAAGATTTGAGCCTGAAGTATTGACTAATGGAGATACTATTAAGCAGTTACTTGCTAGAAGTAGGTATTTCTTATACAAGAATAAATCAAAATGGACGGCGAATCAATTACAACGAGCATTATTGTTGTTTGAATTATATCCCGACATAAAAGAAGCTTACAATCTATCTCAAGGATTACGGAACATTTTTGAAAACACAACCGATAAAATCATTGGTTTTGCCAGACTAGCTAAATGGCATGAAAAAGTAAATCAATCAGGATTTAAGTCTTTCAATACAATATCTCGAACCATAATCAATCATTATCAAAACATATTGAACTATTTTGATAACAGAAGTACTAATGCATCAGCAGAATCCTTTAACGCCAAAATAAAAGCTTTTAGATCTCAGTTTAGAGGTGTTAGAAACATTGAGTTTTTCCTTTTTAGGCTAACTACTATTTATGCCTAA
- a CDS encoding ABC transporter permease: MNLEYFIAKKLITAKERKSSIATPIIKIAIAAIAIGMIMMLVSVATGIGLQQKIREKIAAFNGHILISNFDSNQSQATTSPISKKQDFYPKFTTVPGIEHVQAIISKAGIIRTANAFEGIIYKGVGTDYKWNRIQEYLIAGRLPDVSKNLNPEVVVSQFLANRLHLKVGDAFNTFFMKEGQGKLPNIRRFTITGIFNSGFQEFDATYILGDIRHLQRINKWNADQVGAFEVFVKDFDQIQQLGNQVYQQTGSTLDTKTIIEKYSYIFEWLQLFDFNIVVILVIMILVATINMVVALLVLILERTQMIGILKALGANNWSIRKIFLYNASYLILRGLFWGNLIGISILLIQDNFGIIKLNPENYYVDQAPVYLHFGYIALLNLLTITVCFLVLLIPSYIITKISPVKAIRYN; the protein is encoded by the coding sequence TTGAATCTAGAATATTTTATAGCCAAAAAACTCATTACTGCAAAAGAACGCAAAAGCAGTATTGCTACCCCTATTATAAAAATTGCAATAGCCGCTATAGCAATTGGTATGATTATGATGCTAGTTTCTGTAGCCACAGGAATTGGTTTGCAACAGAAAATACGAGAAAAAATTGCTGCTTTTAATGGACACATCCTAATATCAAATTTTGATAGCAACCAATCCCAAGCAACCACAAGCCCTATTTCTAAAAAACAAGATTTTTATCCCAAATTCACCACCGTTCCAGGGATTGAACACGTACAAGCAATAATTAGTAAGGCAGGTATAATTAGAACCGCCAATGCTTTTGAAGGAATTATATACAAAGGCGTAGGTACAGACTACAAATGGAACCGGATCCAAGAGTACCTTATCGCAGGGAGACTACCAGATGTTTCCAAAAATCTCAATCCAGAAGTAGTTGTGTCGCAATTTTTGGCCAATAGACTGCATTTAAAAGTAGGAGACGCTTTTAATACCTTTTTTATGAAAGAAGGGCAGGGCAAGCTACCCAATATCCGAAGATTTACCATCACAGGCATATTTAATTCCGGTTTTCAAGAATTTGACGCTACCTATATATTAGGAGACATACGACACCTACAGCGCATCAATAAATGGAATGCGGACCAAGTAGGAGCTTTCGAAGTTTTTGTTAAAGACTTTGATCAAATTCAACAACTCGGAAACCAAGTTTACCAACAAACCGGCTCTACGTTAGATACTAAAACCATCATTGAAAAATACAGTTATATTTTTGAATGGTTGCAATTGTTTGATTTTAATATTGTAGTAATACTCGTTATAATGATATTGGTAGCTACCATAAACATGGTTGTAGCGTTGCTAGTCTTAATATTAGAACGCACCCAAATGATCGGAATTTTAAAAGCATTGGGAGCTAACAATTGGAGCATCCGCAAAATATTTTTATACAACGCCTCCTATCTTATTCTTAGAGGATTGTTTTGGGGCAACCTAATCGGCATATCTATCCTGCTGATACAAGATAATTTTGGAATCATAAAATTAAACCCCGAGAACTACTATGTAGATCAAGCTCCAGTATACCTTCATTTTGGCTATATCGCATTGCTAAATTTGCTAACCATAACCGTCTGTTTTTTGGTATTGCTGATACCGTCTTATATTATCACCAAAATCTCCCCAGTAAAAGCCATTCGTTACAACTGA
- a CDS encoding YkgJ family cysteine cluster protein, whose translation MKPSLNELGKLAKDKHIENKKYFDKLKKKTPKNLDYVMQDLHDAVFQKTNCLDCANCCKTTGPLFTSADVARISKHLRQKPQQFIAQYLRMDEDQDYVLQSLPCSFLDTDNSCFIYEVRPKACREFPHTDRKKFQQITDITLKNIPICPAAFTIVEEMKKNLPL comes from the coding sequence TTGAAACCTTCTTTAAACGAACTCGGAAAACTAGCCAAAGATAAGCATATTGAAAACAAAAAGTATTTTGATAAGCTAAAAAAGAAAACACCCAAAAATTTAGATTACGTAATGCAAGATCTGCATGACGCCGTATTCCAAAAAACCAATTGTTTGGATTGTGCCAACTGTTGCAAAACCACTGGGCCGTTATTTACATCCGCAGATGTAGCGCGCATTTCAAAACATTTAAGACAAAAGCCACAACAATTTATAGCTCAATATTTGCGTATGGACGAAGATCAAGATTATGTACTACAAAGCCTACCTTGTTCTTTTTTGGATACAGACAACAGTTGTTTTATATATGAAGTTAGGCCAAAAGCCTGTAGAGAGTTCCCGCATACCGATAGAAAGAAGTTTCAGCAAATTACCGATATTACCTTAAAGAATATTCCTATTTGTCCCGCAGCATTTACTATTGTAGAAGAAATGAAAAAAAACCTACCGCTTTAA
- a CDS encoding class I SAM-dependent methyltransferase — protein sequence MKDLFGKAILDYQTNNSPEDLITETSISEADQMSVAYLFRTFEEMPKIEQQALELARGNVLDIGCGAGSHSLYLQNNPDLQVMPIDISKNAIAACKLRGLTQARTLDFMAIKTETFDTILLLMNGTGICGKIHKLPKFLGKLKSLLNPGGQILLDSSDLIYMFDEDEDGGKWIPSERDYYGEISFTLSYKGDTEIAFDWLYLDYNTLQNAALDNGLLCELVLEGEHYDYLAKLTLATP from the coding sequence ATGAAAGACCTTTTTGGCAAAGCCATCCTTGATTACCAAACCAATAATTCTCCGGAAGATTTGATTACAGAAACCTCTATATCTGAAGCAGATCAAATGAGCGTAGCCTATTTATTTAGAACGTTTGAAGAAATGCCAAAAATAGAACAGCAAGCTCTAGAGTTGGCACGAGGCAATGTGCTAGACATTGGTTGCGGCGCAGGGAGCCATAGTTTGTACTTACAGAACAATCCCGATTTGCAGGTTATGCCTATTGATATTTCTAAAAATGCTATTGCAGCATGCAAACTTAGAGGATTAACTCAGGCAAGGACACTGGATTTTATGGCTATTAAAACCGAGACATTTGATACTATTTTGTTGTTGATGAACGGCACGGGCATTTGTGGCAAAATCCATAAATTACCAAAATTTTTAGGAAAACTAAAATCCTTACTTAACCCTGGAGGACAAATCCTGCTAGATAGCTCAGACCTTATCTATATGTTTGATGAAGATGAGGATGGCGGCAAATGGATTCCTTCTGAAAGGGATTATTATGGCGAAATTAGCTTTACTCTTTCGTATAAAGGAGATACTGAAATTGCTTTTGACTGGCTTTATTTGGATTACAACACCCTACAAAATGCAGCTTTAGATAATGGTCTACTATGCGAATTGGTTTTAGAAGGAGAGCATTATGACTATCTCGCAAAACTAACTCTGGCAACACCCTAA
- a CDS encoding flavin reductase family protein: MIEITTEQMDKMNRVQRLNLINSCTGYKSANLIATKSLQGSTNVAIFSSITHLGSDPALLSFVVRPTTVPRDTYQNIKDTGYFTVNHVSQSMIADAHHTSANYEAAISEFSKTNLEEEYKTTIPIPFVKGSPVQLYCKYANEYYIQENNTILVIARIEKLFYNPELAHPDGWLQLDKAGVVALNGLDGYCLPVLLDRFEYARKDTPTKSFL; the protein is encoded by the coding sequence ATGATAGAGATCACCACAGAACAAATGGATAAAATGAATCGAGTGCAAAGACTCAATTTAATTAATTCTTGCACGGGCTACAAATCTGCCAATTTAATAGCAACCAAATCACTACAAGGCAGTACTAATGTGGCCATATTTAGTAGCATTACCCACCTAGGGAGTGATCCTGCATTGCTTTCCTTTGTAGTTCGCCCCACTACGGTGCCTAGAGATACATATCAAAACATCAAAGACACGGGATACTTTACGGTAAATCACGTTAGCCAATCCATGATTGCAGATGCGCACCATACCTCCGCAAACTACGAAGCAGCCATTTCCGAATTCAGCAAAACCAATCTAGAAGAAGAGTACAAAACCACTATTCCAATTCCTTTTGTAAAAGGAAGTCCAGTACAACTGTATTGCAAATATGCCAACGAATATTACATCCAAGAGAACAATACTATCTTGGTTATTGCCCGTATCGAAAAGCTTTTTTATAATCCAGAATTAGCGCACCCAGACGGTTGGTTACAATTGGACAAAGCCGGTGTAGTGGCGTTAAATGGATTGGACGGCTACTGTTTGCCTGTTTTATTGGATCGGTTTGAGTATGCCCGAAAAGACACCCCAACCAAATCTTTTTTGTAG
- a CDS encoding FAD-dependent oxidoreductase translates to MQTPLKIAVVGSGLVGSLLAIYLKKAGHIVHIYDRSPDIRKITFSGRSINLAMSNRGWKALDGVGIGDAIRDIAIPMEKRAIHLVDKLNFQAYGQEGEAIYSISRGILNRKMIDLAEAAGAVFFFDQKIWDVTLKEATLHAGETERGAWEEKKYDMVFGADGAFSRIRHRMQRQSMFNYSQEFLNIGYKELNIPANADGTHKLDKNSFHIWPRGQYMLIALPNLDGSFTCTLFMPFEGENSFDSLKEIQDVERFFETNFPDSIEVIPMLTEDFFKNPTSTLVTMKCFPWTFEDKVALIGDACHAIVPFYGQGMNAGFEDISVLYDMMQKYGDDWETIFSEYQDSRKPNADAIAELSYRNFMEMSSKTADDTFLLQKKIEKLFSEKHPEKWIPLYSRVTFSDRPYAEALAIGDLQNEIMQKVLKTKNIEEIWDSEEIEAKILALLSEN, encoded by the coding sequence ATGCAAACTCCACTTAAAATTGCTGTTGTAGGTTCTGGATTGGTTGGCTCCTTGCTGGCTATTTACCTCAAAAAAGCGGGTCATATTGTACATATATATGATCGAAGTCCTGATATTCGTAAAATTACCTTCTCTGGTAGATCTATTAATTTAGCCATGTCTAACCGAGGCTGGAAGGCGCTCGATGGCGTGGGGATTGGGGATGCCATCCGAGATATTGCCATACCGATGGAAAAACGAGCCATTCATTTGGTGGATAAACTCAATTTTCAGGCGTACGGACAAGAGGGCGAAGCGATATACTCTATATCCAGAGGGATTTTAAACCGAAAGATGATTGATCTTGCTGAGGCGGCTGGTGCTGTTTTTTTCTTTGATCAAAAAATATGGGATGTTACTCTCAAAGAGGCCACGCTCCATGCTGGCGAAACCGAGCGAGGTGCTTGGGAAGAGAAAAAATACGACATGGTCTTTGGGGCGGATGGTGCTTTTTCAAGAATACGACACCGAATGCAACGCCAAAGTATGTTTAATTATTCGCAAGAGTTTTTAAATATTGGATACAAAGAGCTCAATATTCCGGCTAATGCGGACGGAACCCACAAATTGGATAAAAACTCTTTTCATATCTGGCCTCGTGGCCAATACATGCTCATTGCGTTACCGAATCTGGATGGGAGTTTTACCTGTACGCTGTTTATGCCTTTTGAGGGGGAGAACTCTTTTGATTCTTTGAAAGAAATACAGGATGTGGAACGTTTTTTTGAAACCAATTTTCCGGATTCTATTGAGGTGATCCCAATGTTGACGGAAGATTTTTTTAAGAATCCTACGAGCACTTTGGTTACGATGAAATGTTTTCCGTGGACCTTTGAAGACAAAGTAGCGCTAATTGGAGATGCCTGCCATGCTATTGTTCCTTTTTATGGACAAGGCATGAATGCTGGTTTTGAAGATATTTCGGTTTTGTACGACATGATGCAGAAATACGGAGACGATTGGGAAACGATATTCTCAGAATACCAAGACTCTCGTAAACCTAATGCGGACGCTATTGCGGAACTTTCTTACCGCAATTTTATGGAAATGAGCTCAAAAACTGCAGACGACACCTTCCTTTTGCAAAAAAAAATAGAAAAACTTTTCTCAGAGAAGCATCCTGAAAAATGGATTCCTTTATATAGTAGAGTAACTTTTAGTGATCGTCCGTATGCAGAGGCTCTAGCCATTGGAGATTTGCAGAACGAAATCATGCAAAAAGTTTTGAAAACCAAAAACATTGAAGAAATATGGGATAGCGAAGAGATTGAAGCCAAAATTCTGGCCTTGCTCTCAGAGAACTAA
- a CDS encoding helicase HerA-like domain-containing protein yields the protein MNSKEDFVQHINQGYATKGDSIVLGGAILDGQSLPDTFVRLPLKTLNRHGLIAGATGTGKTKTIQVLSEQLSSFGIPVLMMDIKGDFSGIAKEGEEKSFITSRHAQINLPYQIAKFPVELLTLSEQNGVRLRATVSEFGPVLFSRILDLNDTQAGVVSIVFKYCDDHKMPLLDLKDIKKVINYITEEGKEEITQSYGRISTATTGTILRKIIELEQQGGDLFFGEKSFEIEDLMRVDQNGQGYINILRLTDIQDKPKLFSTFMLSMLAEIYQQMPEKGDSEQPELVIFIDEAHLLFNQASKALLEQIEIIVKLIRSKGIGLYFITQNPMDVPSGVLAQLGLKIQHALRAFTANDRKSIKQTADNYPLSDYYNTSEVLTSLGIGEALVTALNEKGIPTPLVATMLRAPMSRMDILSESEIQDINQHSKLVKKYSEVLDRESAYEMLNQKIALAERHEATQAQEQAEAKVTKSTSSKTASTTATVSKSVIKVLTSATFIRGFFGVLNKFLKK from the coding sequence ATGAATAGTAAAGAAGATTTTGTCCAGCACATCAACCAAGGGTATGCAACCAAGGGAGATAGTATTGTTCTTGGAGGTGCCATTCTTGATGGGCAATCCCTACCAGATACCTTTGTTAGGCTACCGCTAAAAACCCTAAACAGACATGGCTTGATTGCTGGGGCTACCGGAACCGGAAAGACCAAAACAATCCAGGTTTTGTCCGAACAATTGTCCTCTTTTGGGATACCTGTTCTTATGATGGACATAAAAGGAGATTTTAGTGGTATTGCCAAAGAGGGCGAAGAAAAATCTTTTATTACTTCGCGTCATGCGCAAATAAACCTACCTTACCAAATAGCAAAGTTTCCGGTTGAGTTATTAACGTTGTCGGAGCAAAATGGAGTCCGTTTGCGCGCTACGGTATCCGAGTTTGGTCCAGTTTTGTTTTCTAGAATTTTAGATCTAAACGACACCCAAGCTGGTGTTGTGTCTATTGTTTTTAAATATTGTGATGACCACAAAATGCCTTTATTGGATCTTAAGGATATCAAAAAAGTAATTAATTATATTACTGAAGAAGGAAAAGAAGAAATCACCCAAAGCTATGGCAGAATATCTACAGCAACCACTGGTACCATTCTGCGAAAAATTATTGAATTAGAACAACAAGGAGGGGATTTGTTTTTTGGCGAAAAGTCCTTTGAAATTGAAGATCTAATGCGTGTAGACCAAAATGGGCAAGGGTACATCAATATTCTTCGTTTAACAGATATACAAGACAAACCCAAGCTTTTTTCTACCTTTATGCTAAGTATGTTGGCCGAAATATACCAACAAATGCCAGAAAAAGGAGATTCGGAGCAGCCAGAACTAGTTATTTTTATTGACGAAGCACATTTGTTGTTTAACCAAGCCAGCAAAGCATTATTAGAACAAATTGAAATCATTGTAAAACTAATCCGTTCCAAAGGAATAGGTCTTTATTTCATTACCCAAAATCCTATGGATGTGCCCAGCGGTGTTTTGGCACAATTGGGATTAAAAATACAGCATGCCTTGAGAGCCTTTACGGCAAATGATCGTAAATCCATCAAACAAACGGCAGATAATTATCCTCTTTCGGATTATTACAACACCAGCGAAGTTCTAACTAGTTTGGGTATTGGAGAGGCTTTAGTTACAGCCTTGAATGAAAAAGGAATACCAACCCCGCTTGTAGCAACCATGTTACGAGCACCCATGAGTAGAATGGATATTTTGTCTGAGTCGGAAATTCAAGACATCAACCAACACTCTAAATTGGTCAAAAAGTATAGTGAAGTTCTGGATCGCGAGAGTGCCTACGAAATGCTAAACCAAAAAATAGCCCTTGCAGAACGGCACGAAGCAACCCAAGCCCAGGAACAAGCAGAAGCTAAAGTTACAAAGAGCACTAGTTCCAAAACGGCAAGTACTACCGCAACGGTCAGTAAGTCGGTTATCAAAGTGCTAACTAGTGCTACATTCATTAGAGGTTTTTTTGGAGTATTGAATAAATTTTTAAAGAAATAA
- a CDS encoding MotA/TolQ/ExbB proton channel family protein, whose amino-acid sequence MANVKKESTSNGGGMVSGMIIVACIGVGVLIWKFIMGNPSNFEGGNPEGHPLNTLGQVYHGGAIVPILLGMLLMVLVFSIERYFVISKAAGKAKLDVFMTKVQATIKAGQIDEAIAACDKQQGSVANAIKSALVKYQAVKLEGFNSEEASETIHKEIEEATSLEMPMLQKNMTIISSLVSLGTLIGLLGTVSGMIKAFGALAAAGTPDQAALASGISEALINTATGIGTSAVAIISYNFFTSKIDDLTYSIDEAAVSIVNTYRRFRGSLKQ is encoded by the coding sequence ATGGCGAACGTTAAAAAAGAAAGCACTTCAAACGGTGGAGGAATGGTTTCAGGAATGATTATTGTTGCATGTATTGGTGTTGGTGTATTAATCTGGAAATTTATCATGGGTAATCCTTCCAACTTTGAAGGAGGAAATCCAGAAGGACATCCATTGAACACTCTAGGACAAGTTTATCATGGTGGAGCGATTGTGCCTATATTATTAGGAATGTTATTAATGGTTCTTGTTTTTTCTATAGAAAGATATTTTGTTATCTCTAAAGCAGCTGGTAAAGCTAAATTAGATGTTTTTATGACTAAAGTGCAAGCTACCATCAAAGCAGGTCAAATTGACGAAGCTATTGCTGCATGTGACAAACAACAAGGTTCAGTTGCAAATGCAATAAAATCTGCATTAGTAAAATACCAAGCAGTTAAATTAGAAGGATTCAATAGTGAAGAAGCATCAGAAACTATCCACAAAGAGATCGAAGAAGCAACTTCTTTAGAGATGCCAATGTTACAAAAAAACATGACAATTATTTCTTCATTAGTTTCATTAGGTACACTTATTGGATTGTTAGGTACCGTATCTGGTATGATTAAAGCCTTTGGTGCATTAGCAGCAGCTGGAACTCCAGATCAAGCAGCACTTGCAAGTGGTATTTCTGAAGCACTTATTAATACTGCAACAGGTATTGGAACTTCGGCAGTAGCAATTATCTCTTACAACTTCTTTACTTCTAAGATTGATGATTTAACATACTCAATTGACGAAGCTGCAGTATCTATTGTAAACACTTACAGAAGATTCAGAGGAAGTTTGAAGCAATAA
- a CDS encoding ExbD/TolR family protein, translated as MAKIKIKKNAGSTDMTAMCDVAFLLLTFFVMTSTAKLPEALPVDTPASTVKIKLPESDLATMTVGKGMVFFDLKGREVRKRTLELMGEKYNVTFTDDQKNKFALMDGFGVPVQNLSQIIEMKSSERNKAGQTGIPMDSTDNQLKEWIYNARIANIEVNDKELQIAIKGDAKERYDEIRKVMDICQEQKINSFSLVTGLRGDEF; from the coding sequence ATGGCTAAAATAAAAATAAAAAAAAATGCGGGGTCAACAGATATGACCGCAATGTGTGATGTCGCATTTCTATTGCTTACCTTCTTTGTAATGACTTCAACAGCAAAATTACCGGAGGCGTTACCCGTTGACACTCCAGCTTCTACTGTAAAAATCAAACTACCTGAAAGCGATTTGGCTACAATGACTGTAGGTAAAGGGATGGTGTTCTTTGACTTAAAAGGTAGAGAAGTTCGTAAAAGAACTCTTGAGCTCATGGGCGAAAAGTACAATGTAACTTTTACTGACGATCAAAAAAACAAATTTGCTTTGATGGATGGTTTTGGAGTTCCTGTACAAAACTTATCGCAAATCATTGAGATGAAGTCTTCAGAAAGAAACAAAGCAGGTCAAACAGGTATTCCAATGGATTCTACGGATAACCAACTTAAAGAATGGATCTATAACGCCAGAATTGCAAACATTGAAGTAAACGACAAAGAACTTCAGATTGCTATAAAAGGGGATGCAAAAGAGCGATATGATGAAATTCGTAAAGTAATGGATATCTGTCAAGAGCAAAAAATCAACAGCTTTAGCTTGGTTACTGGCTTGAGAGGAGATGAATTTTAA
- a CDS encoding ExbD/TolR family protein yields the protein MAELNTDDGGGKKGGKVRSKKQNSKVDLTAMVDLAFLLITFFMLTTTLSKPQSMSLGLPDKDPKEDTANMKVDENRTMTLMLGENNKLVYYMGLLETPIAGPKEMIYGKDGIRKEILARKKTVLDYTGNKDKGMIVIIKPSKKSSYKNMIDILDEMVISDVPTYTIVNDFSPEEQKLLEGKQE from the coding sequence ATGGCTGAATTAAATACCGACGACGGTGGAGGCAAAAAAGGTGGTAAGGTAAGAAGTAAAAAACAAAATTCAAAAGTAGATTTAACTGCTATGGTGGATTTAGCCTTCTTATTAATTACGTTCTTTATGCTTACTACAACGTTGTCTAAACCTCAATCGATGAGCTTGGGATTGCCAGATAAAGATCCAAAAGAAGACACTGCAAACATGAAGGTAGATGAAAATCGTACGATGACTTTGATGTTAGGAGAAAACAACAAACTAGTATATTACATGGGTTTGTTAGAGACTCCAATAGCAGGGCCTAAAGAGATGATTTACGGTAAAGATGGTATTCGTAAAGAAATACTAGCTAGAAAAAAAACCGTGCTGGATTATACTGGTAACAAAGACAAAGGAATGATTGTAATTATTAAACCAAGCAAAAAATCAAGTTACAAAAACATGATTGACATCTTGGACGAAATGGTTATATCTGACGTACCTACCTATACAATCGTTAACGATTTTTCGCCTGAGGAACAAAAATTGTTAGAAGGAAAACAAGAGTAA